CGACATTCAATGGCACCATGGCCAAGAAAACTCAAGATCCGTCACAGCCCGTTCCGCGGACAGCGCCTGCCGCGTGTCGCCGAGCCAGATGGTGCCAAATCTGTTGGTCGCAGGCACGCGGAGCAGCACGCAGAGAAGGTACTGCAACCCAATACGACGCAGCTCGGCATGCGCGTAATCCGGACGCCGGGCGGCGAACGGATCTGCGACAGGCTCGCCTGTCTGCTCGTACGGGTCTTGACACACATGTTTGCGGGCACGCGAAAGCCGAAGCGGCCAACCCGGTGTTCTTTGCCAACCAGGATGAGTTCGTCGGTGGCGGAATCGTAGAGGCTCGGTACCGCGACTTCGAAGCTAAAACGCGAGACGAGGATTTTCGGATTTGCGAATAGATTAAGTCCATGGAACGAGCTGACAAGAAGGCTGCAGGCGGTCGCGGAAGTCTCTTTATCCCTCGCCATGCGGCGTTTGTCGGTCAAGTCACGGACGACCCGCCATAATCATGTTGCGGCCACTGACCTCGTGTACGAGCGAGTTTTCCGCAATTCAGTTCAGCGCGTCTTTGCGCAGGTGTACCCATTCAAAATTTTGCGGTCTTCTGGCGGGTAGCGGCGATGGCGGCCAAGTTTCGAACAGCGGCATCGGCGATAGCAGGCGGGCACCGACGGGCGGTGGCCGATGATGTCATCGTACTCGCAGCCAAGATCGCGAGCGTGCATCGTTGCACTCCCGGAACAGGTCATCCGCAGGCAGGAAGCTGTCGGCGGAGCGGGCCAGAATTGTACGTTACTTTCTCTTCGCTCTCCCACCGTTTGCGACTGATCTGCGCTTGCCGAGTTGAGCAGCCGCACGGTTTCAATCTTGCGGCAGGTCGGCGAAAGATTTCGAGATGCACTGGAAGACATCGGCCGTCAGGCGCTTACCGTTGGCCGGGATCGTCACAGTTGATATTTCCGAAAGCGGCTGACCCGTGCTCGAAGTACATTGGGACGTAGACCGGGTCCATCGGATCCCAGTCATCACCGGGCATGGCCGGCGGCCCGGAACTCGCTATGCGCTCCAATAGCTTCTTGCAGCCGCTCGGCCTTGATGAAGTTGAGCGGCCTTTTGAACTCGTCGGAATTGATTCAGGTACATCCCGCGCGCGTTCCGGACGCCGGCGGCGGTTTGCTGCACGGGATCGGCGATGTCTTCGTCGCAAACGCCGCAGAGCTGGCGTCAACGATTTCGAAAGTGTCAAACAGGTAAACGACGGCGGAGGCCCAGCCTGCCGCTCCGGCATCGGCAACGGTCTGCAGGATGGGTGAAAGTCGCGGGACTCTTCAATGGCGACGCCGGCGCGGAGCAGTCGCGCCAGTTTATCTGCGGCTGACTTCAAGCTGTTGGGCATACTCGTCAGGTACATTAGAGCGGGTCGAAGCGCCCTGCTCGTCCGTGATGCGTTGGACTTCGGGTCTTCAAGCTCGGCCATGCGCTGCAAGAGGCGGGGATTCGGACAGAAGGTCTTCGCGGCAAACTTCGGACGCAGTCCCGCCTGTTTCCGGGCGTAGGGCCGGGAACAGGGCTGGAAGAGATTGCCGCGTCGTCGTGGTATGGGGGCTGATTGATCCATTGACCAAGGGAGTTTCAAGTGAGATTCCCGTGACCTGAACCCTCGAGTGCAAATCTATGGTTCCTCTGGAATGGGGCGGCTGCGGATCGGCCCGAACTGGGGACATGCCGAGACGTTTGCACTATGGAATGCTATAGCAATATGGGGCGATGAGCGTTAAATTGTTGACTATTGCGGTGCGATTCATACGAAAAAAATCTTCGCGTCGGTCAGACCGGAACTTGCGCTGGGGCAGGAGATAGGCCATAATGCGAGTTATACATGATGCGGACCCGCAGTCAGCGGCGAAGGTGATTGAAACTCTGGAGATACGATGCTGCCTACAGGATTGTTTATTACTATTTGGTTTTCTCTTTGGTCAATCGGCGGCATGGGCCACGGTCGGTGGTTCAGGACAGGCGGTTCAGGCAGTTTTGCCGGCGATTCCCAGTCGTTTTTGCGGGTCGGCAAGACGTGGTGACAGCCTCTGTTGCGGCCACGAACCACGATTACACGCCATTCAACTGCGGAATTGATGTACCGGAGAGACTACTACGGGGAGACCATGGACTTCGCCGGAGCGTCAGCCAGGCTGGGTGCATATGAACGGCGGTGAGGCGGTGCATGAGCTGCCGGGTGCTCCGGAAGTACCGCGTATTGTCCGCGATCATGATTGACACGGCCAGGGCAATTATCGGTTTAATGTGCGATCTGGTTTTCGACCTCCACCCTTCCCTACCCGCCCGCGCCGCACTTGCCGTTGGCGGAAGGCGCCAACGCTCTGGATGAAACGGTAGCGCTGCGCGCCCGGAATTCTGAGCCATAACGATTGGTATCCGGCCAATGTCGTGGAGGTCTCGGAACCGGCGACCATAAGGGACGTACGGGTTTGTGCTTGTGACTATCAATCCGGTTCAGGTAAATCCGGTGACACGCGAGGTTAGAACGTATTCACGTGGATGTTACGCTGCAAAACGTAGGAGGGCGCAGGCGTCAACTAGAACTGACTCACGTCCGGAATATCTGTCACCGAGCTCAAGGAGTTGTACCGAACGTTCCGAGGTTGAGGGGCAGTTCGCTTGACGCCCCGCCCGTGATGCCGGGCCGCCATCTTTATCTCACGATCCGAACGCGACTGTCTTGGCCCCGTGCAAGCGCTGGTGGATTAGCGCCGTAAGCGGGCTATGGCAGTCACATTGCCACGACGACGCAAGACCGGAACATCGGCGACCAGCATCCGCACCTATATCCAAAATCAGTTTGACAGCGGCAAGGCGCCTGGAATACGTGACGTTGGTAGGCGACCCGGATGCGCGGCACCACACGCCCTGGCAACGGGGACCCTGGACAATACGTATGCAACGATCGGGGACATCAATCCTGATCCGGTAACCGGATATCGCGGTGGGCCGCCTCCCCTCCGCCGGCAATTTGAATTTGCAGACGATGATTGAACATCATCAGTTATGAATCGGATCCGTATGGCCGGACGGATGGTTTTGAGGCGGGCATGTTGCGCGGCGCATACTCTGGTAGGTGCCGTCCAATCCGTCAACGAAGCAGTATATGCGACAACCCATAACACCAGGCGGCCGACAGTAGATTTCGACGTGTTTGAAGGCGGCATGAGAACGCCGACGCTGGAAGCGCGATTGGAAGCCGGGTTTGCGTGTTCAATGACCGCATGTCGTGGATTGCGAGTTCAACTCGGGCCGGTTGGTAGGTGTGGCGGTGAACGAGCGTTGGCCGTTTACGTGGGTTGTCACCTGCGCTACGGGGGTACGTTTGGCGGCGACGCTTCGCTGAATGAGGACTTTGTGCGCGGCGGCCATTCGATCGCTGCGTTGGCATGTCGGGGGCAGGCGCGCACTCGCGATACAATAATATTCTCGACGGCGGCGGCATGCGGAGCCTTTCGCTGGACGCACGGGGAAACTAGGATGCATTGATCGGCGCGAAGCTCGAGGTATACCGCAGCTATTGGTCCGGTCGGCGGCGGCTCGGAACAGGGTGACGTTACGAAGATTTCGCGGCGTAGTTGCAACCTGACAGGGCGACCCGGGTGTGCCGGTGTACCCTTGATACGCCGCACATCTTGACGCGGTAGTGCATCCGGCTTCGATTACCCGCGGCACGACAATATCGGCATCACGGTGAGCGCGGGCGGAAATCCCGTGGCTAACCTTTGGTCGGCCTGACGAAAGGTGCGGAGACCTTCGCTCGCGGTTATACGGATGCCAACAGACGGATCAATCTCGCCGTGGGCACGCCGACGACCGGGACCATGAACATCGTAGTGTCCGGGAAAGGAACCTAAGGCCTACGTTTCGACCATCAATGTGATAAACGTGGGCGCGTCGTTGAAAATCGTTCAGCAACATTACTAATGTTGGCGACAACGTCAGCCCGGAACAAATCGGTGACAATAACGATATTTTGAACCCGGGCAGGACGGTTGATCTCCAGTATCGTCTGCAGAACACCGGGACATCAACACGGTTACCAGGCATTACGGGAACGTTGACCAGCTCGTCGCCGGGCGTCACGATCGTTTCCCGGGTTCAGACCTATCAACATCAGGTCGGCGCTGCAGCGGCGAGAGCGCGGCCTACCGCATCGGGGTCGGCGGTATTCCACCACGAACCGGTTGTGCTGTACCAGAATTTGGCTTCGTCGGCGGGAACGCAGTCAGTGCGCGTTGATTTGACGCCCGACGCCGCCAGTGCTGCTTTTCTGCCAGCGCGGCCTACACCGACAGTAACAACCCGCCTCGATCCAGGTGACTCCGGTAATTTCACGGTCACCTGTCGAATGACGGATCGGCGGGCTTGAGCAGCGCCGCAGGGGTTTTACCCGTTCACTGTCGAGGCTATGTTGCGGTCAGTGACTCATTGAAGCACCACGGAAACGTCAATGTTCGGCGTGACGGCAGTAAAGAGCAATCCCTACGTCATAACGGCGGTCAGCCATGCACCAGGAGCATGCAAGTGCCAATGCAACTGGTGGTCACTGACGCGAACGGTGTTCGCGATTCCGTGACGTTCTTGCAGACGATTGGCCTCGCAACGCCGACCAGCGCTACCGGGCCGGGCGTACGGCCACATTGCGTATGAATGGCGACTTGCAGCCTGCCGGGGCAGCGCCGCTTTACGATTGGATTAGGGATCGCTCCCGGCTTGGGAGGCACGGGCCAGTCGTTGGGCTTCACCGACGGGGTGAAGATCAGGACGACATGACGACGCACATATTTGCCCTTCACGTTTCCTACTATGTTCAGGACTACGACACGATTACGATCTGCTCCAACGGATGGTTTCGTTCGGCGACCACGCAGATTGATTACCGAAAATCCCACATGGGATCGCCGCTCGGTCCGCCAGACAGATCGCGGCTTACTGGGATGACCTGATCATGCCGAGGCGTGGCCAACTGGCGGCGTGTACCTCACGGACGAGTCGCCAACGGTCGCGTGATTATCAGTGGGAGGTGCGGTGTTTGTGGGCCAGTGGCACGGCACCGCAGACGTTCCAGGTGATTCTGTATGATCCATCTCGGGCTATCCGGGCCCGACGGGCGACAACAAGATTATGGTCCAGTATCAGGACGTGAACCCGCACGCCAAACCCATTTCGTTTGACAACGATTATGCGACGGTGGGCATCCAGGGATATCAATCACATCCGGACTGGAAATTTGCTACTGGAACGCCGACACCGGGTTCCAACAACCTTGGCGGACAGGGCGGGCCGCTATGTTCACTACGGATATCACTGGGGCAATTGACCCGACGTTTGCGCTTTATTATCGCCCAATGGCGGCGAATTATGGCAACAGATTCCACGTTCGTTGACCCAACGGGCACCGGGCCTCGTGACCGGAAACGTGAACATTGATCTACTTCGCGCAATGGTGCGGGCGGCCCGTGGAGCTCGTTGGCCGAACCAATACGACGGAATGACGGTCAATTCACTTGGGTAATGAACGTTGCATCGTCGGCGGCCTGCGGAATTCGTGTTACCTCGGTGGACACGCCGGATTCCCACGGACCCAAGGGTCCCGCAGGCTTACAATCGCCTCCGTGGTCGTATTGATGTCAGGTCGTTCGGAGCGGCGCTCCCGGTTTGGACAGAAGAAGGCGGCGGTGGGCTGGAGCAGGCAATGGCACGTCAGTGTTGAGCAGGCCAGAACCGGAACGCATTCCTACAAGTGCGGCGATACTGGCACCGGCACGTATGCCAATCTACAGGACGCGCGCCTGATTTCGCCCATCCTTACTGCGCTACCCTCAGACGTTGTGCTCGAATTCTGGCATACGATTGACTCGGAGGTTTCCACGGCCTCTCCGGACTCGGCCTATGACGGCGGTTGGCTGGAGGATATCCGTGAATGGCGGCGCCACGACGATCACTCCGGCGGAAGGTTACCCCCAAGACTAACACGTCGGTCGGCGGGAGCGCAACCCGTATTCTGGGTCAGTTGCCCGGTCAACCGTGCTACGCGGGCACAATCTGGGAGTGGGCGGGCATTTTGATCTGGCGGCATTTGCAGGCAGCGACGTGCAATTGCGCTGGCGCTTCGGGTCAGATGCGGGGTCAATCGCGAAGGATGGTATGTGGACGACGTGCAGGCCTATCATATCGGCTCGATCGCTGCGGTGCATGTGCCGACCGGGCTGACCGTGCAGGTGTCTGGCAGCGACGTTTATTCTGCGGTGGGACGATGACGATGTTCGATTCCCGCCGTCTCCACTAAAAAGCCCCCTGTTAAACTGTGAATTTCATAGAGCGACAAAGGGGTCATTTGGTATCTTCTTTTGTCAAAGAATTGTCAAAAGAATAGATTGTAACGGAGTTCACATGGCGACTATCTACAAAAAGAGGAAAAATTCTGGCAGCGCAGTTCAGCCAAAATGGGGAAACTGATGCAGCGTTCGCTTGGAGTCACTTCAAAGAAGCTCGCCGAGGTTAAGCTGGGTGAAATCATTTCGGAACTTGGAACTCGGAATTGTCCAGATTAGGCAAGCACTCGATCAGCAATGAATGGGCCTTCCAGCTCTTTCAAACCGAGGTGCTGGACAAGGAGGTCACCGCCATGGCGTAAACGGCAAATGCAGCATTTGATGCACTTTCAAACTTGGATCGAGAATGTCGCCAAGGCGAACTTCTCGGACTTGAGGACCGCCGAGATCGACGAGTTTGTGGCATCGCGACGGCCTTTGATTTCCTGACAAAACCTGGAACGACGAACTGGCGACCCTGAAGATGTTCTACAAGTGGGCGGAAGAACGCGAATACATCCGAAAGAATGCTGCAACCGGGGTCAAACGCTACAAGGTCGATCCCAGGCGGTCCGAATCTTCACAAAGGACGAAATCGCCTAATTACGAAGCATGCCACTACCTATCAGTTGCCGTTCTATTCGCTATTGTTGACGACCGGACTGCGCGACGGCGAGTTGCGCAACTTGGGTGGTCAGAAGTCGATTTTGAAAACGGACTGATTTTCGTGCGCATCAAGAAGAGCTGGCAACCCAAGACAAGGCGTGGCCAGGCCCGTTCCCATGGCGAAAGCCCGCGAAATACTCCACGGGCTTCCTCGACGGGGTTCATATACGTGTTTACAACTGCGAACGGCAAGGCGTGGGCTCCGCCCCGGCAGCCATGGTGCGATTTGTGACCGAATCTACAGAAGGAAGGAATCGACCTTAGGGGTCAGGTTTCGCTGCACACGTTCCGGCACACGTTTGCGACGGTTTGCCTAATGAGCGGCATTGATATCAAAGTCGTTTCAGAATACCTTGGTCACACCAGCGTTAAGATGACCGAGAAGTACCTTCACCTCTTGCCCGAGCACAAATCGCGCGAAATGCAGAAAGTCAATTTTCAAGGCCTTTTGGCGGGCGGCCACGGCGCTTAGGCTTTGCTGCCGTCAATCTTTCACTTCTTCCGGTTCGAATCTCAACGATCCCCCGACCTTACGGCAGGGGATTTTGTTTTGGGACGCCCAGCGGTAAACGGACTGGACGGCGACGCGAAGATATGCCGCTACGTCGTCGACCGTCCAGAGCGACTCCGTAGCTGTCAAATTGGGCGCATGTGACAATAGATTTTGGGCTTTTCCCATTCAGGATCCCTTTCTGTTTAGCTAAATTGATGAACTATTATTGAATCGTAACGAATTCTGAGTCGCTTTCTCTACGGTTGGTTGAGCCATCATGTCTCGCGTTTCGTTCGCATGTCTTTTCCCGCAATCGCGAATCCATTTGCAAGAGACTTGACTCGTGATATGAATCCGTTCTTTTCGTCGTTCTCGATGTTAGGCATTACGAGCTTTCCAAGTTGCGCGAGCGTGTGGTTCGACGACAGGCAGAATATCGAGTCACCCTGGTTCCAGATAGCGTTCAGCAATGCGATTGTGGATGATGTCATAAATTCAGGCGGACTTTCTCCCGGCGTGAAGTCCTCAAGCACGATTAGCTTGTAGGTCGCTATTTCGTTCTCGATGTTTTGGCCGAGTGGCCTGTCTTCTGGTTTCTCTTTCCAGCTTTGGTTGATCCTTCTGCGTAGGTCGTTCCCGTCCAGCCAAATTACGCTGTCACCGTTCCAAAGGAAGCGGTTGGCCAGCGCTGCAAGGTATGTCTTGCCCGTGCCGGTAGGCCCGTACAGCGCAAGGCCTGGCCCTGAGTAACCTTTCCTGCCCATCTGTCGTGCATGCTCAAGCGCTTGTTTCTGTCCGGGTGTTGGTGTGAATCGGGATAGACTGACATCGCGGTAGATATTGGGAATGCCAATCTTCTCCTGCATACTGCGGAATTGGCTGAGTTGCGTTGATCCCGCCTTCGCCAAAATATAATCAAAGCAGTCTGGGCAAACCGAGTCGCTGCAATGTGTTTTTTCGCCACAGTGCTTGCAGGTGTATCTTGTCCAATATCCGTCTTCGTTGTCGCTGGGGTCAATCTTGAACTCTTCGACGACTTCGGCGATTGTCTTAGTGACATTGCCCCGACTCGTCGTCACGTCCAATGTCTCTGTATTTAGCTGAGTTGAACTTATCGTCATATCCGCCCTCCATGATCTTTGTGAACATCTTCGGCGCAATGGCCGCGTCGAAATCAACTACCCAGTCCGTCTTTTCGCCACGAAGAAACGGCGAGGCGCGAATCTTGTCTAAGAACAAGTCGAAGTCAAAGAGCTTAGAATTCATGCGGGCCTTCAAGGCTCGCTTGCGCCTTTCGGTCATTTCCTTGACCATCGAGATCGCCGGGATGTCTGCGGCCATGGCGTTCCACTTGGCCTTGTACAGGTTCCAATCAATCTGCTCTTTTTGGACATGGTTGTCTAAATCTGCTGGATCAAAAGCTTGAAACAATTCACCGTCCGACTCCTGCACGTCAACTAGTCGGTTGACAACTACTTCTCCGATAGGAGAAGTAGTCTTATCATTTTCTTCATCTTCATCTCTATCTTTACTCTTATCTCTTATCTCTTTACTCTTGCTTGCAAGTGACTTAGAAGAGACTTGCAAGTTCCTTGTGTGGTTATCTCGTTTTTTCAATAGATTAGGTATGCTTACTGGGGACACAACAAACGCCGCACTTCTCTGTTTCTGAGAACGATGTTCTGCAGTTCTGAGATAGAACATTGAGGTATGTTCGGAACTTCTGAGGCTTAGTAGAGAGCGCCGAGCACCAATCTTTGAGCGGGAGTTCGAGGCGGCAACGGTCGGTATCGTCCATTTTTTCGGCGACCATTTCCAGTATCGTGAACCACCATCCGATACCCTCAAAGCCGAACAGTGCGCGTATTGCGGCAAGGCCCTCGGATCGATTAGCATCCGTTTCGTGCTTAAACCACTTCAAGCGAAGACTCCCTTTTCGTATGCCGCCTGCCAATTCGCATCCCGCCAGCTTGGCCCAAGTTACAGTTCGTCATCGTCTTCGTCTTTATCGGCGCAAACAAAAATAACCTCCAGCTTGTTGTGTTCAGTACTGAGCCCAATCCGGCCAGCTTTGGTGCGGTTCAGAATCCCTTTCATCCTGATTCTCACGTCGATCAACGCGCGGTCTTGGGCATTGACGCCATTCAAGGCTGCGTCCCAAAGCAGTTCGTCAAGTAATTGTTCACGTGCCACCAAGACTCTAAAGTAGAGGTCCGGTAACTGTCGTAGTTGATTAGTGCTCCTGTAACCCCGGGACGCTCAGGCCAAAGTGATCAGCAATCTGCTGAATAGTCTTCTGCGGGTTGTCGGGCCAGTATTCAGAAATTCGCGTCTGCAAACTCTCCGTAAATACCGGCCGAGAAGATGGCTTCGCGCGTGGAGTCCTTACCGAGGTCATAACTTATTTTTTTACAATATTTATGCGACGCATTCGCTTCCGCTCATTCAAAAAAAATGCCCCACCAAAACGGGAGGGGCATATCGCTTAGTGGTCCGCAATAGCTTGCCGCTGGCTAACGACAATGTCCGGACATTTAACGATTGAAAAAGAGCTTTCAGTGGCGGCCTTTTGGGGGTCTTGCAATATTCAGTCGTATCATGCCTCTTTGTAATGCTTCAATCAGGCTTCCCTTACCGTAAGCGGGGTTCTTGATTCCATTGCTTTTGAAAATGTCGGCGAATTTTCGCTTCCGATGTCGCCAATGGCTTCTTCCATTAATTTTCTGCCGCGAACTGATATCTGCCCAGCTCGCCAATACACGTGGAGGAGCTTTACGATTTTCCTCTGCTGCTCCGAAAAAGTAAATTCAATATTCCCACCATTCGTCTGCCAAATGACCTTTCGATAGTCATCTATGACCACCAATTGACCTTCTCCGAAATAGGTGAGGGCAAAGTCATCGAACACAGCCTCATTCCCCCGCATTGACGCATATTCCTCGAGCGTTTCTCGAATTTGTTGCTCGATCACTTTTGCACTCTTCCCAGCCGTCCTGTACCTAATTACCAATTCACGGTCCCACTCCGTTTTCATCGAAAACGATTGGCGCCTGCAATCCGCTAAGTGACAGAATTGGGGCCTGAAGGCTCCTTTCCGCAATCACCTGCAAGTTCTTTCCCCGGCCCATGGCTACAAAGGCAAAGTAATTTAGGTCTTCTTTGGAGGTTGACGGCCATTCCGTCCGCGCCAGTCGAGTTAGGATTTTGGCCTCCTTTGAAACTGATCCTATGACTTTGCGATTCGCTTTGGCGGCTGGGAAAGCGATATCAAAGCAGCCGCAAGCCTCGAGCCCCGTCCAACCAAGGTTTGGCAATGCCGGCTGCAAGCGACTTGTGCTTTCCACTTATAAAACGCATGCTCCCGGTCCATTAGGAATTCAATATGCTCAAGGGTGAATATTTCCGCTGTCAATGCTGCATAGTCTTTAAACACATCTGATGGTTTGTCGAGCTTAAGGGCCGCCCGGCAGATTTTGACCGCTTCTTGCTTTAGTTTGAAAAGACTGGGCCGCAATTCAGCAATCCGTTTTTCGTCTTCGTTCGATAAGAATGGCATTGGCCATGCCGTGTCATAAGTGCCAACATTGATAGCCTGCCCCCCTATCGGTATTCGAAAGTAAACTTGTGATCCTGTCGGGAAACCGAGTGGTCTGGCAATGAGGTCGATGAGTCGTTTGCTCGCTGTTTGCTCGGATGCTCCACTTGGATAAATCTGGAGACTCGGGCCAACCTCGGCAATATCCCATTGATATTTGACAGATACACGGCCATGGGAGCGACTCTTATGGCTAACTGCAACGGGGAGTTTTGTAAAAAATAGATTGCCAAATATCGCTTCGAAGGTATCCGGAGCAATTCCCTTTGTTGTTGGGTACCCTTCGGCGACCAGATCAACTCGATTTTCGTCAAGGAACTGTCTAAGTGATGCCAAGGTGCCATCCATATTTTCAAGGGCATCGAGATTATCATCATTCAAGAACCGCGCGCCGAGACGATAACAGTAGTCAAGTTCTTTTGGGTCGCTGGATTCAAACACACTTTCTAAGAATTTTGGCTTGAGAAATCGGCACGCTTGACCGATTAAGGTTGTTAGTCTGTCAACACTAATCCCATATCTTGCAAAGCGTTCCGCTTGTTGAACGAGCCACTGCTCGTCAAGGTTATTCTCCGAGCACATTGGCCTGCGATACTTAAGATTCGGTCGGCCTCGCGTTGCTTAGGGGTGCGATTGCCAGTCACGTTTAAGCCTTTCTCGACAAGGATTCCATTCCGTTTTGGAACGCCATCAGTTTTTTCTGAAGTACCGCGTCCTGCCGCTATTGCGTTTCTCCGTAAGTTACTTAAATTAAAGAAACAATCAAGGATGCAGAGTTCTGATAAAGAATGGGCAAGTCACGACTTTCTAATCCTTTGTTTTTTGTGCAATTCAACAATAGTACGCCAAAACCACTCATGCTTGGTTGACGATTGGCGCGGTAACCCAACCTCGCCAGACATCAGTCAAGTGAATTCCCTCTATCGATGACAAACTTCTCCGAAAAAGCGTCCTTTATCTGGTCGGTGGCAGAGCTCCTGCGCGGCCCGTACCGCCCGAACCAGTACAAAGACGTTATGCTGCCGATGACGGTGCTGCGGCGGCTGGACTGTGTTCTGGAGCCAACCAAGGACAAGGTCTTGGACAAATACAAGGAGCTGAAGGGCGGGAAGGTGACGAACCTCGACCCGCTTCTGAACCGAGTCTCCGGGCAACCGTTCTACAACACCAGTAAGTTCACATTCGAGAAGCTCAAAGGGGATCCCAACAACGTTGCGGCCAACTTGACGAACTACATCAAGGGGTTCTCAAGTCGTGCACGGGATATTCTTGACCATTTCGGCTTTGAGGAACGCATTGCCAAGCTGGACAAGGCTGACAGGCTATTCCTGCTGGTGCAGAAGTTCAGCGAAATTGATCTGCATCCCAAAGCTGTCTCCAATTTGGAGATGGGCTACATCTTCGAGGAGCTGATTCTAAACGCTCTTTGATCCGGCGGCAGGGACAGGCGGCATGCTCTCGGTATCTGAAGAGTACTTGCGCGAGCTAAACCCCGATGCTCGCTTGGAGTTGTTTGCTCAAGACTACAATGAGCAATCCTACGCGGTTTGCGGTTCGGATATGATGATTAAGGGGCAGAGTCTGGACAATATCCGGTTCGGGGATAGTTTTACGGCTGACCACTTTCCGACGCATCGGTTTGACTACCTCTTGGCTAATCCGCCGTTTGGCGTTGAGTGGAAGCCACAGCAGAAGGCGATTGAGCGGGAGCACGAGGAGCAGGGGTTCGGAGGGAGGTTTGGGGCGGGGTTGCCGCATCAGTGACGGGGCGTTGTTGTTCATTTGCACATGATCAGCAAGATGAAGCCTATCAAGGACGGTGGAACACGGCTGAGCATTGTATTTAACGGCTCTCCCCTGTTCACTGGGTCGGCAGGATCGGGAGAGTCTGAGATTCGCAAATGGATCATCGAAAACGATTGGCTCGAAGCCATCGTCGCGCTGCCGGACCAGTTGTTCTACAACACGGGAATCTCGACCTATTTGTGGATCGTGACGAACCGCAAGGCGAAA
This region of bacterium genomic DNA includes:
- a CDS encoding ATP-binding protein, giving the protein MDVTTSRGNVTKTIAEVVEEFKIDPSDNEDGYWTRYTCKHCGEKTHCSDSVCPDCFDYILAKAGSTQLSQFRSMQEKIGIPNIYRDVSLSRFTPTPGQKQALEHARQMGRKGYSGPGLALYGPTGTGKTYLAALANRFLWNGDSVIWLDGNDLRRRINQSWKEKPEDRPLGQNIENEIATYKLIVLEDFTPGESPPEFMTSSTIALLNAIWNQGDSIFCLSSNHTLAQLGKLVMPNIENDEKNGFISRVKSLANGFAIAGKDMRTKRET
- a CDS encoding helix-turn-helix domain-containing protein; the protein is MTATESLWTVDDVAAYLRVAVQSVYRWASQNKIPCRKVGGSLRFEPEEVKD